The following DNA comes from Chitinophaga nivalis.
ATCCTCCGCCCTCTTCTTCGTCTATTACCACTGCCTGCTGCGCGTCCAGTAATACCTGGCATTGATGCAATAATCGCAACGCTTTTCCCATCTGGGTAGCTACCGTGGTTACCGACACGCCCAATTCCCCGGCAATGTCGCGGTAGCCCTTCTCTTCTGTTCTGTTTTTCAGGAAGATAGCCCGGCAACTGCCGGATAACAATTTCATGGGTTGTACCATCTCAACAGGGGGTACTGCTGTTGGCGACAATAACAGCCACCAGCCACACCGATCGCACGTAGTAGCATATACGTAGGTCCGCAACTGTGCTGTAAAAACAAAGGATACTTTATACTGCCATAGCTCCGCGAACAGGTTATACACAATTTCGTCTGCC
Coding sequences within:
- a CDS encoding sigma factor-like helix-turn-helix DNA-binding protein; its protein translation is MEEATDRTYLSLFSTFFHEHYGKLHRYAFYKVKSAMVADEIVYNLFAELWQYKVSFVFTAQLRTYVYATTCDRCGWWLLLSPTAVPPVEMVQPMKLLSGSCRAIFLKNRTEEKGYRDIAGELGVSVTTVATQMGKALRLLHQCQVLLDAQQAVVIDEEEGGGLTLISSYLSGKASPEGAIVLDDWCAHCRENTQAFEEMARLWHQLQRNLPYRMTDSRLKWDQFCHSLHISHTDTRHDNV